In Musa acuminata AAA Group cultivar baxijiao chromosome BXJ3-9, Cavendish_Baxijiao_AAA, whole genome shotgun sequence, a single genomic region encodes these proteins:
- the LOC135648614 gene encoding uncharacterized protein LOC135648614 — protein MALGPGRFYGKSLPRPRFYADVKMNDERVDPPVPVMDPLLSWANEAHWSMGGKSFKRHRLQGRIEGSIKKLRDQQERAQRRTIISSSLLIAKSRVSGQKPLGLGSLDAGSADSGEEEAGQKGSQARIFPSPNGSVDRKRTKVRRHKKEFDGNGAEHLKGLIGEAGGVASRTRRRGQAAEELEIGEEDALPAATDGKGNTEKKKRKEVDSALPRRTSLRKKRSI, from the coding sequence ATGGCTTTGGGTCCGGGGAGGTTCTACGGCAAAAGCCTCCCGCGGCCCCGTTTCTATGCCGACGTGAAGATGAACGACGAAAGGGTGGATCCGCCGGTGCCCGTCATGGACCCTCTCCTTTCGTGGGCCAACGAGGCGCACTGGTCCATGGGCGGTAAAAGCTTCAAGCGCCACCGCCTCCAGGGCCGCATCGAAGGCTCCATCAAGAAGCTCCGCGATCAGCAAGAGAGAGCCCAACGGAGAACCATAATATCCTCCTCTCTGTTGATCGCGAAGTCCAGAGTCTCCGGCCAGAAGCCCCTCGGTCTTGGATCTCTCGACGCCGGCTCAGCCGATAGCGGCGAGGAGGAGGCGGGACAAAAGGGGAGTCAAGCTAGAATCTTTCCCTCTCCGAATGGATCTGTCGATAGGAAGAGGACGAAGGTCAGGAGGCACAAGAAGGAATTCGACGGGAATGGGGCCGAGCATTTGAAGGGGCTGATTGGGGAGGCGGGCGGAGTGGCGTCAAGGACCCGGCGCCGTGGGCAAGCTGCAGAGGAACTCGAGATTGGTGAGGAGGATGCTCTTCCGGCGGCTACCGATGGGAAAGGGAACaccgagaagaagaagaggaaggaggtggATAGTGCATTGCCGAGGAGGACTTCACTGAGGAAGAAGCGATCAATCTGA